One stretch of Siphonobacter curvatus DNA includes these proteins:
- the aat gene encoding leucyl/phenylalanyl-tRNA--protein transferase — MTNLTAEDLIYGYMNGIFPMADADGTLYWYSPEPRAIIPIDTYKPAKSLRPILNKNTFSIRINSDFEGVMRGCARIRADGEGTWISEEIIQAYTDLHRLGFAHSVEAYVDHELAGGLYGVSIGGAFFGESMFYNVPNASKVAFHYLIERLRERQYYLLDTQFINDNVKRYGAIEIPRAEYMFRLRIALDQRCRFSDNAPMPFIPSFRTNIP; from the coding sequence ATGACGAATCTGACAGCAGAGGATCTTATCTACGGTTACATGAATGGTATTTTCCCGATGGCGGACGCGGATGGAACCCTGTATTGGTATTCACCGGAGCCGCGGGCCATTATTCCTATTGATACGTACAAACCCGCTAAGTCATTAAGACCCATTCTGAACAAAAATACCTTTTCCATTCGAATCAACTCGGATTTTGAAGGCGTCATGCGGGGCTGTGCCCGTATACGGGCGGATGGGGAAGGCACATGGATTTCCGAAGAAATCATTCAGGCCTATACCGATCTCCATCGCTTAGGTTTTGCCCATTCTGTCGAGGCATACGTGGATCATGAACTGGCCGGTGGCTTGTACGGCGTCTCAATTGGTGGGGCGTTTTTTGGGGAATCCATGTTCTACAATGTTCCCAATGCGTCGAAAGTAGCCTTTCATTACCTGATTGAACGCTTACGTGAACGTCAGTACTACTTGCTCGATACGCAGTTTATTAATGATAATGTGAAGCGGTACGGAGCCATTGAAATACCCCGGGCGGAGTACATGTTCCGACTCCGAATCGCGTTGGATCAGCGTTGCCGATTTAGTGACAATGCTCCTATGCCTTTCATTCCTTCGTTTCGCACAAATATTCCCTAA
- a CDS encoding head GIN domain-containing protein, which produces MKRFTLLTSMAALAFSYQVQGQNWQKTRSASGFNGIQVSHGIDLYLTQSSAESLRLEAKGVEEDEVVSEVKEGVLVLRINRESGIGSWGKNRSVKAYVSFKTLEKLRAGGGSDVYTQGTLNVGDLSVDLGGGSDARMDLKANHFSISAGGGSDADLSGSAQVFDVSASGGSDIKATDFKADVVRVKASGGSDAHVYATKEISAEASGGSDIYYAGGAKTVSVRKSGGSDVTRRD; this is translated from the coding sequence ATGAAGAGATTTACTTTACTCACCAGTATGGCCGCTTTGGCCTTTTCGTATCAGGTACAGGGCCAAAACTGGCAGAAAACCCGTTCCGCAAGCGGATTTAATGGCATACAGGTAAGTCACGGGATCGACCTGTACCTTACCCAAAGCTCCGCTGAAAGTCTGCGTCTGGAAGCGAAAGGCGTGGAAGAAGACGAAGTCGTCTCCGAAGTGAAAGAAGGCGTACTGGTTTTGCGAATTAATCGGGAGTCAGGTATCGGGAGCTGGGGTAAAAACCGTTCGGTAAAGGCGTATGTATCCTTCAAAACGCTCGAAAAATTGCGGGCGGGCGGTGGCTCAGACGTGTACACCCAGGGGACGCTGAACGTAGGGGATTTATCCGTAGATCTGGGCGGTGGATCGGATGCTCGTATGGATTTGAAAGCCAATCATTTTTCAATTTCAGCGGGCGGTGGTTCCGACGCTGATTTATCCGGCAGTGCTCAGGTATTTGACGTCTCCGCCAGCGGTGGGTCGGATATCAAGGCTACCGATTTTAAAGCTGATGTCGTACGCGTGAAAGCGTCAGGAGGCTCAGATGCACACGTATATGCTACCAAAGAGATTTCGGCAGAGGCGAGTGGGGGGAGTGATATTTACTACGCGGGTGGAGCGAAAACCGTATCCGTTCGAAAATCGGGCGGTAGTGATGTGACCCGGCGGGATTAA
- a CDS encoding GNAT family N-acetyltransferase has protein sequence MNEYKVQVASKEHLYLAEEICWHMEESAKQRGTGIAKRSPEYLRRKMEEGKAIVAMTRKGEWVGFCYIETWDHGKFVANSGLIVHPDHRKSGIAKMIKEKAFELSRTKYPNARIIGITTSLAVMKINSELGYKPTTFSELPVDEAFWKGCSSCVNFDVLSRTGRKHCLCTGMMFDPSWEKEKEKKTKWNFLKNAKIYERWNKIKQRLLLRHHEKEEIEEPVL, from the coding sequence ATGAACGAATATAAAGTCCAGGTTGCCTCGAAAGAGCATCTGTACCTAGCTGAAGAAATTTGCTGGCACATGGAAGAAAGTGCCAAGCAACGCGGTACTGGTATTGCGAAGCGGTCGCCTGAGTACCTCCGCCGCAAGATGGAGGAAGGGAAAGCCATTGTTGCCATGACTCGTAAGGGTGAGTGGGTGGGTTTCTGCTACATCGAAACCTGGGATCACGGCAAATTTGTGGCTAACTCAGGATTAATCGTCCATCCAGACCACCGCAAAAGTGGTATTGCGAAAATGATCAAGGAAAAAGCCTTTGAACTTTCGCGTACTAAATACCCGAACGCCCGGATTATTGGTATTACCACGAGTCTGGCCGTGATGAAGATCAATTCAGAGTTAGGCTACAAACCGACTACCTTTAGCGAATTACCCGTGGATGAGGCCTTCTGGAAAGGCTGTTCTTCCTGCGTGAATTTTGACGTGCTCAGCCGTACAGGTCGTAAGCATTGCCTTTGCACGGGCATGATGTTCGATCCTTCTTGGGAGAAAGAAAAAGAGAAAAAGACGAAGTGGAATTTCCTGAAAAATGCGAAAATCTACGAGCGTTGGAATAAGATCAAACAACGGCTGCTGTTGAGGCATCACGAAAAAGAAGAAATAGAGGAGCCCGTTCTCTAG
- a CDS encoding Hint domain-containing protein, protein MKKLFLTLGLAALVATGSWAQDSEKRPITAAEYEAAKKIAVKNLEKDTYVKAGSFILDRSGDPFVFKFSDGTERRVYLYKLFETEKMSELGMYAIYTTPKDGKLKAFPLPSPDAPGEVWGKYIDDLKYGEEAMKGLSSCIAFALTKSGVGGAPAAAQEGEKIEYCFPADALVTLANGTTKAIASLTAGDQIQSFNANTKVLETATVEKLDIHANQSFALTRLTLMDPAAKLTASQSTQWESVSLEATANHPVLTTSGVKRMSEVKVGDTLYHRDAQTNVLKPYDVFLTQSAVRSVNNVYNVKTDKATYVVNGTLVMVK, encoded by the coding sequence ATGAAGAAATTATTCCTGACTTTAGGATTAGCTGCTCTGGTAGCTACGGGTAGCTGGGCCCAGGATTCCGAGAAACGTCCCATTACGGCTGCTGAATATGAAGCTGCTAAAAAAATAGCAGTAAAAAACCTCGAAAAGGACACGTACGTGAAAGCGGGTAGTTTTATTCTTGACCGTTCGGGTGATCCTTTCGTCTTCAAGTTTTCGGACGGTACGGAGCGTCGGGTATACCTGTACAAACTTTTTGAAACGGAGAAAATGTCCGAACTGGGCATGTACGCGATTTACACGACGCCCAAAGATGGTAAGCTGAAAGCCTTTCCGTTACCCAGTCCGGATGCTCCGGGTGAGGTATGGGGCAAATACATCGACGACCTGAAGTACGGCGAAGAAGCCATGAAGGGTCTTTCTTCCTGTATCGCTTTTGCCTTGACGAAATCAGGCGTGGGTGGTGCCCCGGCGGCCGCTCAGGAAGGCGAAAAAATCGAGTATTGTTTCCCCGCGGATGCCTTGGTAACTCTGGCTAACGGTACCACAAAAGCTATTGCTTCGCTTACAGCGGGCGACCAGATTCAAAGCTTCAATGCCAACACAAAAGTACTGGAAACGGCTACGGTAGAGAAACTGGATATTCATGCTAATCAGTCTTTTGCCCTGACCCGTCTGACCTTGATGGATCCGGCGGCTAAACTGACGGCTTCTCAATCTACGCAGTGGGAATCGGTGAGTCTGGAAGCGACGGCCAATCACCCCGTACTGACCACCAGTGGCGTCAAACGCATGAGCGAAGTGAAAGTGGGCGATACGCTCTATCATCGTGATGCCCAGACTAATGTACTAAAACCCTACGATGTATTCTTGACGCAATCGGCCGTTCGTTCGGTGAATAACGTATACAACGTTAAGACTGATAAAGCTACGTACGTGGTAAACGGCACCTTAGTGATGGTCAAATAA